Proteins from a single region of Paramormyrops kingsleyae isolate MSU_618 chromosome 9, PKINGS_0.4, whole genome shotgun sequence:
- the rspo3 gene encoding R-spondin-3 — MQLKLISIVLILHCMEYTDCQQNPPRHRQHKQSPGVSWGCHGGCLTCSAANGCLSCKPRFFFFLERSGMRQVGVCVSSCPSGYYGTRSRSPDMNKCTKCGLSNCDSCFNKNFCMRCKEGYYLYHGKCHVTCPEGLIPSTMQRECVHDCTEGCEDCLNEDSCTRCRSGLYLLQGQCTQTCPSNFEPKEQLRECTPQVPCDVGEWSDWSPCSRRGKTCGFKRGEESRGRDILRQASPHADACPPTTETRKCVVKRKRCPGRRKGERRHRKNRKEEGQDSQQEHAEAGELEDHEELESRNKTEHRRRRGQSREAVLPTEGAVH, encoded by the exons AGAGCCCTGGGGTGAGCTGGGGCTGTCATGGAGGCTGTCTAACCTGCTCGGCCGCCAACGGCTGCCTGTCCTGCAAGCctcgcttcttcttcttcctggAGCGCAGCGGCATGCGGCAGGTGGGCGTGTGCGTCTCCTCCTGTCCCAGCGGCTACTACGGCACACGCTCCCGCTCCCCCGACATGAACAAGTGCACCA AGTGTGGATTGTCAAACTGTGACTCCTGCTTCAACAAGAACTTCTGCATGCGCTGCAAAGAAGGATACTACCTGTATCATGGCAAGTGTCACGTGACCTGTCCCGAGGGGCTCATCCCCAGCACCATGCAGAGGGAGTGTGTCCACG ATTGCACAGAGGGCTGCGAAGACTGCCTGAATGAGGACAGCTGCACCAGGTGCCGGTCGGGCCTCTACCTCCTACAGGGGCAGTGCACCCAAACCTGCCCCAGCAATTTCGAGCCCAAAGAGCAGCTGAGAGAGTGCACCCCTCAAg TGCCCTGTGACGTGGGCGAATGGAGTGACTGGAGCCCCTGCTCTCGGAGGGGCAAGACATGTGGCTTCAAGCGTGGCGAGGAGTCCCGGGGGCGGGACATCCTGCGGCAGGCCTCCCCACATGCGGACGCCTGTCCCCCAACAACGGAGACCAGGAAGTGTGTCGTCAAGAGGAAGAGATGTCCAG GACGAAGGAAGGGTGAGCGGAGACACCGGAAAAACAGGAAGGAGGAGGGTCAGGACAGCCAACAGGAGCACGCAGAAGCTGGGGAGCTGGAGGACCACGAGGAGCTGGAGAGCCGTAACAAGACAGAGCACCGGCGGCGGAGGGGGCAGAGCAGGGAGGCGGTCCTACCAACAGAGGGCGCTGTGCACTAG
- the LOC111841701 gene encoding nuclear receptor subfamily 0 group B member 2 translates to MNSGDHCSIEKVRQPNAILFNILSRQNTNRSMSRNSLNYGWAAHGCHCEPQRTVCLESPAETCQLASGVLVKTIHFMKSLPSFQQLPAKDQLSLLKGCWVPLFVLGLAQEGVNFEVTDTPAVSMLKRILLNGQRPRGPADVERAQPTMAGVHKLKMCLNKFWSLDLSPKEYAYLKGTMLFNPDVPELKAAAFIESLQNEAQRALREVLLPLHPGDRGRFARVLLTASALKTITADLLTELFFRPVIGQTDLLDLLTDMLFTR, encoded by the exons ATGAATAGTGGGGACCACTGTTCCATTGAAAAGGTCAGGCAGCCAAATGCCATTCTCTTCAATATCCTCAGCCGTCAAAATACCAATCGCTCAATGAGCCGTAACAGCTTGAACTACGGTTGGGCAGCACACGGCTGTCACTGTGAGCCGCAGCGGACGGTGTGCCTGGAAAGTCCCGCAGAGACCTGTCAGCTGGCTTCGGGCGTgctggtcaagaccattcactTCATGAAGAGCCTGCCCTCCTTCCAGCAGCTCCCAGCCAAGGACCAGCTGTCGCTCCTCAAAGGCTGCTGGGTTCCGCTTTTCGTCCTGGGCCTGGCGCAGGAAGGGGTGAACTTCGAGGTCACTGACACGCCGGCTGTCAGCATGCTGAAGCGCATCCTGCTGAATGGCCAGCGGCCGCGTGGCCCCGCGGACGTGGAGAGGGCGCAGCCCACCATGGCGGGGGTTCACAAACTGAAGATGTGCCTCAACAAGTTCTGGAGCCTCGATCTCAGCCCCAAGGAGTACGCATATCTCAAAGGCACCATGCTGTTTAACCCAG ACGTTCCAGAGCTAAAGGCTGCGGCTTTCATCGAGAGCCTGCAGAATGAAGCTCAGCGAGCTTTGAGGGAAGTGCTGTTACCCCTACACCCGGGGGATCGCGGCCGATTCGCCCGCGTCCTTCTCACAGCCTCTGCCCTCAAGACCATAACGGCAGACCTGCTTACAGAGCTCTTCTTCCGGCCTGTCATAGGCCAGACAGACCTTCTGGACCTGCTAACTGACATGCTCTTTACTCGTTAG